GGTTATTAAAAAAAGGCGATTTGAGCAACTCTCTTGCGCTCTGCAGGAAAAGAGGCTGGGTTTACAACAAATGATTTGAGAGATGGCTTTGACAATTCTGCTCCTCCACAGTACCATATTCGTACATAAGCTATCTGTCTCCTCCTTTATGGTGCTTCCTGTTGTTTCTTTCGATTCACTGCCAGCATTTTAAAGTACTTCATATCATGTCGCTGTTGTTGTTAACGTTTTGACGCGAATTTAGTTGAATTGAAATAACTATTGTCGACAAAATGAGTTATAGAGTTACAGCAATATCCATCACTAACTCACTCATCTCATGCGGGGGTAGATTTCGAGAAAACTACTATCAGTTGTAAAGATTATTACATCATCGACGTTATAAAATGAGCTGTTTAATGACTTACGATTAATAATCTACAACTACAATTATACTTGTAGTTTAATATTCTTGGAAAATGCGAACTTAGTTTTGACATTTTTCCGTAGTGACAATATTCGAGAATCAACTCATCGACGACAGAGCGCAGAGCGAGAACCTTATTAGAACAATTCGCGGTGAATCGAAAACAGAGGAGGACGAAGAGGAAAAAGATCACCGAAAGATTTCAAAGGGTCCTAAAGAACTGAGAAGCCCGCATGAAACCTTTAAAACCGAAAATCAAGAACTCAGCGAGAGTATTCAGCAACACGGAGGTCACGGTGAATAATCTTTTTAGCATATTCCTCACACGATGAATAACTAGGGgaccaaacatttttttttttgatccgATCGAAtttaaatttggaaatgttgatttttgaggagaggggaaaaccatcTTATAATACTTGCCAAGTAACCACGACTGTGAGAAGATGTCTTGTCTGTCTTTGGTTGTTAGAAGATGAATACTACTGGCCTTCCCCCAAGCGAGAGAGGTAGAGGGTCGCAGGAAAATTTTaccctttcttttctttccgcCAACCCTCCTGTTTTGCTCTCACACCATTTCACAAGTCGCCAAAACACtttcttcctttcctttcttccgggttcactttcatttttcttctaTCTTCTCCGCAAGCAGGATAGGTACGTGCCGAATGCACGCATATTTAATGTGTGTTTTCAATTTGACAGAAGAATCTTGCTCTCGTTGCGAGGGCTTTAGAAATGAGAGAGATTCTGCGAGAAGGAGAAATCAAAATCTGGAAAAGCAAATTCAAGTGTTAAAAATGGAAAGCGAAGATTATCAACGAGCGATCCAAGCACTGCAGAAAAACTTGCAACTATTGTCACAGAAACTTGAGGATCTGAAGGAACAACAAGACAAGATAGGGAAACTCAAAGGGAAGAATAAAGAACTAGAGAACAAGGCGCGTGAGCAGAGACGGCTTAGGAAGCAGGCGGAAGATTGTGTCAAAAAGTCTCTAGAAGAGACCGCAACAAAAAATGTCGAGCTTGAGAACATGAGCGAGGCGAACAAACGCCTCAACGAAGAGAGCAATGCAGTGAGATCAAAGTGTAACAAGCTAGGGGAAGAAGTAAAAAGATTAAGCGAAATGCTAGAACGTAAGTGCTTTCTGTAGTTGTTACACTAAAAACGAATTTCCGTTTGGGATTTTACgatctaaaaaaaaacttatacAAACATAGGTATCTTTTTTACCTCGATTTTTGAACCTCATAAATGATCGAGAGGTAGAAAGGAATAGTGGTGACTTGAGTGAGCAGTCACCCCTTATCATGATTGTAGTAGCGGTGTAAACCTCGTATTCTCTTCAAAGCCCACAGCATTTTGTTGTGAGAGTTTGACTTGTTAAGGACCtttaacaatgttttttttttgcatagataAAAAAGAGCTACAAGAAAGTCAGGTTGTGGAGCGCACTACCACTTTTCAGGACAAAGCAACCTCTACGAGAGAATTAAAGTGGAAAGGCAAGCGCAGACTGCGAATCATTAGAATACTGAATTCTATAAGACTGAAATGTTTCAAGGTTAAGTTAAGCTGACAAATATTGGACGTTTTTATACTAGATACGCATTCTGCTTCTGAGACGACTTTGGACAAAGATATTTAGTGCATCTGTTTATCTGCTCGTCTCGTGTAAAGACGGACACAAGACGCATTGTACATCATAAAGAACTATATCAATTTAGTGTCTCTTCCAGGACGAACTACAGACTGTGGATAATTCTTCTAGACACATCTTTATACTAGAAGAACTAAACAGACGAAATGAGTATCTTTGCCCAAAGCTGTCTCAGAAGGATAATTCAACTCATATAGTCCGCCCGTCTCTAGAGACGAGACGAAAAATGACAGACGTGTAATCCGTCTAGACGAATTATGCGTCTCCAGTATCAAACGGCTATTCGCCGCTTTATGCGGCAACACAGAGATGAAAATTGTTTTAGCATTTTCCCAACACGATGAATAACTAGCGGACCAAAAAACGTACTTGCCTACCAGTTACGACTGTGAGAAGCCATTATGCCTGTCTTTGGTTGCTAGgagaagtttgaaaataaactttAAAATCAGAAACTAGGAATGAGTGAGGAGGAGAAACGCCTTCTCGAGGCGAAAAGGGTAGAGAGATCAAAGTCTGATAGTCTAACGGAAGAAGTGAGAGGATTGAAATTAAGATTGAAGGAAAGGCCAGGATGTAAGTGCTCGGGCGTATTTGTTACCTCATTGCAGGTCCAGATACAAACATCTGGATTTTGTTCAGTTTGGGATTTCTGTATGACCTTAAACAAACATATGTAGCTTTTCTCTTATCGAAGAACTGTTTGAAACACAACACACGCCGTTCCGGAAGGGCATGGGGAGTGACCTTCTTTTGAGAAGCTCATCCTTCATATCTCATTAcatagattttttttaaaattctctttGCCATTGTCGTAGCGATTTAAATTTCTCCTGGTTATGATCGTTGGGATGTTATTCGCCCCTGCTCTTTTGAGCCCAAACATTTCGGATTTATGCTTGGATAAGTGCactaaaatgtttctttgttttttctttgtcgaATTGAAACAGGAATATATATCCATAGAAACGATTTTGATAGACACGGCGTTGTCTACGCTTTCGCAAACAAATTCGGAGGAATTAGTTCGTCCCGAACACGCATAAGCGCGACCAGATCTTCTGATGGAAGAGGAACGGCGACGATTGTCCTAGAAAATCAATTGCGAAGAGGAGTCGTCAGTGCGacaaaggccacggaaaattcATGGTGGTGTGTGGACCTAACAGAGAACTATGCCTTGTACTTAACACACTACACCCTGAGGCATGGGCAAGAATACAGAGGGTCAGTCCTACGCAACTGGCGGCTGGAGGGCTCGGTTGATGGGAGTAAATGGACAGTGCTGAAAAACCATAAGAATGATCACGGACTCGAAAAGCTAAATTCCTATAGCATATATTGCAAATATTGCACATGCACCCGGGCAATCGACGGAGAACTTGACGCCTTTCGCTACTTCAGGATTTTTCAGACGGGTAAGCATTCTTCGGGGAGATTTGGCATCTTTTTGTCTGGAATAGAACTGTATGGAGTGCTTGTTGAAATATGCAATTAATGTTTATACAGACCCTCGGAAATTTACAAAAGATGGATATCATGTGGACTAGGCTGGGTAGTCGGGACGTTGGATTTGAACGCAGATCTCCCGGGTACAAATCCCACTTCAGTAGACTTGCACAACAAGCATTCAAGGGGGCGTTTATTAGAGTTTGTAGCACAACGCACCAGACACGGGCGAGGGAATCCTGGTTTGGTTGGATTTGTCTTTGGTAATCCCAAAGTCAACTCCACCACTCCATCTTTTTAGTATCAAACTGCATTTTTTTGTAACTAGACTAGTTATTTACATTGTTTGTAAGCAATTTTTAGTGGTATAAAGAAGGATGCTTTGCACTTTCATGCGCAAATACACGAAGCACAATGAATGAGTCACGGTGGTTAACGCACACACTACAAGCCCCCCCTTTTTTCTCCACTCTAGCTTCCACATagcctgttttgtttttcatatttcaaTTGCTTTTCCATGCTCCTCTCTCCTCTCTCCAACCCGATAATTTTGAATAGGAAGCTTATGTTAGTAAGCAAAGATGACCtggacgacagcgagaacgtcatctgaaaaggTAACTTGGCGTCTCTCCAATCATTTCACAtggtcattacgcttgcaaaatgtgttctaagtaTCCCGAAATTAAATTAGAgtcagcgcttcagagataagaggataaaattgaaaatttgtcgtccactgcgctcacgtcgtccacgcaactgcaaaacaagtgaTTTCACGCCATCGAAAGGGCTATGAAatgtacaaataaaaaaatgcacgtgcCAAGCGTgaaaaactactgtttttcatcgttGAATATGGAAATTTGTGATGCTCTTGTCATCGTGGTTGATTAAGCTTCATAAATCACGATATGATAGATCACAGATCATCAATTTTAAacctttctttctctttgaaattattttttcatatttcaatACTCTTTGCATATTTTTTGTATAAATAAGCATTGTgcttaattttcagtttatCCTCTGCCTAATTTTTCATAAACTTAATTCCACCTTGAGGCTTGTGGAGAGAAGAGTCTGAAAGAATAGcacacattgaaaaaaaattaggggCTTAAAATTGGTTGCATGCAGGCTAACAGAATGTGGGCGACATTCCATCCACCGGTTCCTCTCGTTGAAATATGTCATAGCCAGACTGCATCAGAAGACGGGCTCCTTTGTTGTCCGCAACAAGAGAGATTAGTAGAAAAGCACATTGGTAAATACCTCCCTTACAAACTGGAGGTAGCTTAAGTTCAATAGAGTAACTACTCTTAACACTGTTACAGTTGTAAAATTAATCAATAAAGATCCACTGAACACTCTAAGGATGTATCATGTGAAACTTTGCATAAAAGTAGCAGATGCTACTCCATGCatgagaaaataaacaaattgtgGAACTACTAGCTTTTGTATAAATTACCGACTAATGCTTACCAAGTTTTCCATCTTCTGGTTGAGCAAATATTGAGGCCTGGTCAGACAAAGAGGATAAAAATGGGATCTGCATCTGCTGGGTCTCGTGACATCAACACAGCCTGGTTGCTgttccaaaacaaacaaacgaccACTGTGTTTCATGAAAATTATAAGGCAATTATTTTAATGCAGAAACTCATTTTCTTATCATTGCCAATTTAAATCCCAAAGTTTTAAAGAATTCTCTAAACAAAAACGCAGGTTCTCTTGCAATGTATTATCAACGGCCACGAAACCACACCCCACCTTTAAGCTCATCAGATAAACTTTAGCGAGGATCATTCCTGACAGCTCTCTTTCAAATCAGACTTCTTTCCATCAACAATTAAagattaaatttttttgtttccaagagGTACATGCAAATGATGTGCCTCTTCATTCATTGACTGATCTCAGCTGACTGGACTTGTTCAGACACACGTGTGAGCCATCACAAAATGGAGGCAAACTTGTTTGTTTGCATCCACAATTTAAATCCCAAAGCCCCAAAGAAATCTCAAAACAAAGTGCAGGTTCTCTTATGATGTATTACCAACTGCTAAAAAAGCACACCCCACCTTTAAGCTCATCAGATAAACTTAAGTGCTCGAGGATCATTCCTGACAGTTCACCTTC
The nucleotide sequence above comes from Acropora muricata isolate sample 2 chromosome 12, ASM3666990v1, whole genome shotgun sequence. Encoded proteins:
- the LOC136891683 gene encoding cilia- and flagella-associated protein 157-like isoform X2, with translation MEEKHRTILRRQWFNIRDNLEPNNILPKLVLVLRETDEEEIREQSTRQERCDKLLYILPTRGENAFNVFVNALVQEAPHLAKKLTEAVTIFENQLIDDRAQSENLIRTIRGESKTEEDEEEKDHRKISKGPKELRSPHETFKTENQELSESIQQHGGHESCSRCEGFRNERDSARRRNQNLEKQIQVLKMESEDYQRAIQALQKNLQLLSQKLEDLKEQQDKIGKLKGKNKELENKAREQRRLRKQAEDCVKKSLEETATKNVELENMSEANKRLNEESNAVRSKCNKLGEEVKRLSEMLEHKKELQESQVVERTTTFQDKATSTRELKWKGIYIHRNDFDRHGVVYAFANKFGGISSSRTRISATRSSDGRGTATIVLENQLRRGVVSATKATENSWWCVDLTENYALYLTHYTLRHGQEYRGSVLRNWRLEGSVDGSKWTVLKNHKNDHGLEKLNSYSIYCKYCTCTRAIDGELDAFRYFRIFQTDDENVTVVDNASLKQGYAGLVTLILEAVKMVSDFSSIRLNIRHSADPVELRPS
- the LOC136891683 gene encoding golgin subfamily A member 6-like protein 24 isoform X1, with product MEEKHRTILRRQWFNIRDNLEPNNILPKLVLVLRETDEEEIREQSTRQERCDKLLYILPTRGENAFNVFVNALVQEAPHLAKKLTEAVTIFENQLIDDRAQSENLIRTIRGESKTEEDEEEKDHRKISKGPKELRSPHETFKTENQELSESIQQHGGHEESCSRCEGFRNERDSARRRNQNLEKQIQVLKMESEDYQRAIQALQKNLQLLSQKLEDLKEQQDKIGKLKGKNKELENKAREQRRLRKQAEDCVKKSLEETATKNVELENMSEANKRLNEESNAVRSKCNKLGEEVKRLSEMLEHKKELQESQVVERTTTFQDKATSTRELKWKGIYIHRNDFDRHGVVYAFANKFGGISSSRTRISATRSSDGRGTATIVLENQLRRGVVSATKATENSWWCVDLTENYALYLTHYTLRHGQEYRGSVLRNWRLEGSVDGSKWTVLKNHKNDHGLEKLNSYSIYCKYCTCTRAIDGELDAFRYFRIFQTDDENVTVVDNASLKQGYAGLVTLILEAVKMVSDFSSIRLNIRHSADPVELRPS